From a region of the Asterias amurensis chromosome 2, ASM3211899v1 genome:
- the LOC139934013 gene encoding uncharacterized protein isoform X2 translates to MELDAACTYDESLTPWNITNNSLQAIHVTKGCHVTKGYLETRCYTLSTVGQPCDSNYYLQWAAMLAVLRQGWLLLAQMMKACQPGTKEHHRRFYSIGCLYIIEEYSLIGEPTHCSNQYTSLPLERGSRRPLEEGQNTRADQLASKTVEIEQKYPNENRSHDHNI, encoded by the exons ATGG agttGGATGCTGCCTGCACGTATGATGAAAGCCTAACACCTTGGAACATAACTAATAActcactgcaggctatccatgttACTAAAGGTTGCCATGTGACTAAAGGTTATCTAGAAACTCGATGCTACACTCTATCCACTGTAGGTCAACCGTGTGACAGCAACTATTATCTTCAGTGG GCTGCCATGCTGGCTGTCCTTAGACAGGGTTGGCTGCTGCtagcacagatgatgaaagcatGTCAACCTGGAACAAAAGAACATCACAGAAGGTTCTACAGCATAGGTTGCCTTTACATCATTGAAG agTATTCACTGATTGGAGAGCCAACTCATTGTTCCAATCAATACACCAGTCTCCCCTTGGAACGAGG ATCGAGGAGGCCCTTGGAAGAGGGTCAGAACACTCGAGCAGACCAGCTTGCTTCCAAGACGGTAGAGATTGAACAGAAATACCCCAATGAGAACAGAAGTCATGACCACAACATCTAG
- the LOC139934013 gene encoding uncharacterized protein isoform X1, with translation MLVVSLTELDAACTYDESLTPWNITNNSLQAIHVTKGCHVTKGYLETRCYTLSTVGQPCDSNYYLQWAAMLAVLRQGWLLLAQMMKACQPGTKEHHRRFYSIGCLYIIEEYSLIGEPTHCSNQYTSLPLERGSRRPLEEGQNTRADQLASKTVEIEQKYPNENRSHDHNI, from the exons atgctggttgtttctttgacagagttGGATGCTGCCTGCACGTATGATGAAAGCCTAACACCTTGGAACATAACTAATAActcactgcaggctatccatgttACTAAAGGTTGCCATGTGACTAAAGGTTATCTAGAAACTCGATGCTACACTCTATCCACTGTAGGTCAACCGTGTGACAGCAACTATTATCTTCAGTGG GCTGCCATGCTGGCTGTCCTTAGACAGGGTTGGCTGCTGCtagcacagatgatgaaagcatGTCAACCTGGAACAAAAGAACATCACAGAAGGTTCTACAGCATAGGTTGCCTTTACATCATTGAAG agTATTCACTGATTGGAGAGCCAACTCATTGTTCCAATCAATACACCAGTCTCCCCTTGGAACGAGG ATCGAGGAGGCCCTTGGAAGAGGGTCAGAACACTCGAGCAGACCAGCTTGCTTCCAAGACGGTAGAGATTGAACAGAAATACCCCAATGAGAACAGAAGTCATGACCACAACATCTAG
- the LOC139954173 gene encoding EKC/KEOPS complex subunit LAGE3-like, with protein sequence MATSVDMTEQRKHECDLTIPFGTVREAEIAFNTLRVDKEPRKEVTKHLQLEGHLLKVSFTASEARLLRVAVGSFTDFLNLTIETMEQFGPPLKRTRDTNSQETNIRQRDT encoded by the exons atggcgaCTTCCGTGGATATGACGGAACAACGTAAACACGAATG TGACTTGACGATACCATTTGGCACAGTAAGGGAAGCGGAAATTGCCTTCAACACATTGAGAGTCGATAAAGAGCCAAGAAAAGAAGTTACCAAACATTTGCAACTGGAAGGGCATCTGTTGAAAGT GTCCTTTACTGCATCAGAAGCAAGATTACTGAGAGTGGCAGTTGGCTCCTTCACGGATTTTCTCAATCTGACCATTGAGACAATGGAACAGTTCGGCCCACCATTGAAGAGGACCAGGGACACGAACTCACAGGAAACAAACATTAGACAGCGAGATACATGA